A portion of the Streptomyces erythrochromogenes genome contains these proteins:
- a CDS encoding ABC transporter permease, giving the protein MTSTATLPPADTGAPATRRSSEVDNRAAYASFGLAYLLGHGAAAASHGDTPLLGLPEWLPPALLGAGLVSGIVLATMAALRAQRGAAAPEVLSGKLLGTAWIAAFTALALAITGLTSVLDAPELESVLWPAGSGIVVGLLYLAEGAVRRNVLHYGLGIWLALTSAAVLSLEAPGLYWSLAAAGGGAYALATVLEARRLRSLEGPAHT; this is encoded by the coding sequence GTGACCAGTACCGCCACCCTCCCGCCGGCCGACACCGGCGCCCCCGCGACCCGTCGATCGAGCGAGGTCGACAACCGTGCGGCCTACGCCAGCTTCGGACTCGCCTACCTGCTGGGCCACGGCGCCGCCGCGGCCTCCCACGGCGACACGCCCCTGCTCGGCCTGCCCGAGTGGCTCCCCCCGGCGCTGCTGGGGGCGGGGCTCGTGAGCGGCATCGTCCTGGCCACCATGGCCGCACTGCGGGCCCAACGCGGGGCCGCCGCGCCGGAGGTCCTCTCCGGCAAGCTCCTCGGTACCGCCTGGATCGCCGCGTTCACCGCCCTGGCCCTCGCCATCACCGGCCTGACCTCCGTCCTGGACGCGCCGGAACTCGAATCCGTCCTGTGGCCCGCCGGATCCGGCATCGTCGTCGGCCTGCTCTACCTCGCCGAAGGAGCCGTACGCCGCAACGTGCTGCACTACGGCCTCGGCATCTGGCTCGCCCTCACCTCCGCCGCCGTGCTCTCCCTCGAAGCCCCCGGCCTCTACTGGTCCCTCGCCGCCGCCGGCGGCGGCGCCTACGCCCTGGCCACGGTCCTCGAAGCCCGCCGCCTCCGTTCCCTCGAAGGCCCCGCGCACACCTGA
- a CDS encoding SRPBCC family protein, translated as MHTIDTTAPVVVRLTTQIDAPLATVWSVHTDVDDWPAWNTGVDQARLDGPMAVGTSFTWLTHGMTVTSTVRELVPGRRIVWDGTVQGIVGIHVWTFERTDDGVVVRTEESWSGDPVDAAADELTTALQASLQSWLDCLKSRAEQPA; from the coding sequence ATGCACACCATCGATACCACCGCCCCCGTCGTGGTCCGCCTCACCACGCAGATCGACGCCCCCCTCGCCACCGTCTGGTCGGTGCACACCGACGTCGACGACTGGCCGGCCTGGAACACCGGCGTCGACCAGGCCCGACTCGACGGCCCGATGGCGGTCGGCACCAGCTTCACCTGGCTGACCCACGGGATGACCGTCACCTCCACCGTCCGCGAACTCGTCCCCGGCCGGCGGATCGTCTGGGACGGGACCGTCCAGGGCATCGTCGGCATCCACGTCTGGACCTTCGAACGGACCGACGACGGCGTCGTCGTCCGCACCGAGGAGTCCTGGAGCGGAGACCCCGTCGACGCCGCGGCCGACGAACTCACCACCGCCCTGCAGGCCTCCCTGCAGAGCTGGCTCGACTGCCTCAAATCCCGCGCCGAGCAACCCGCCTGA
- a CDS encoding MFS transporter, with product MNLGRTKDTPGAPSRPGPALAALAAAQFTVMLATSIVNVALPQIRAGVGLSDGGTTWVVNAYGLAFGALLLAGGRAADLLGRRRVLLAGLAVFAGSSLAAGLAASPAVMISARAVQGLGAAVIAPAALALAMDLFPPGPARGRALGVWGAVSGAGGAVGVLLGGVLTQAWGWPWVFHITAVGAALVLAAVAALVPRATGRGTGRFDLLGTAAVTLALTCLVWALTSARALGWTNQGVLGALLGAAALFAAFAVIERRRTDALIPPRLFATGQVAAGNLLMALLGSVWIALFFFLPLYQQQVLGMSPLTTGAGQLPLAFANMLGAFAAPRISRRIGATATVVAALLTEAAGMLWLSRMTAEGTYLVDILGPSVLVGLGLSVAFVQLTALAVDGVPRQDTGLAGGLVNTTRQVGGAIGLAALATLAGSVTAHASGHQPHLEALTAGYRTAFAVSAAILAASALLALPLTRRGRPNRCALLPSRMPEATAPPSPGGAPQHAPAPTP from the coding sequence ATGAACCTTGGACGTACGAAGGACACCCCGGGCGCCCCATCCCGCCCGGGGCCCGCACTGGCGGCGCTGGCCGCGGCGCAGTTCACCGTCATGCTGGCCACCTCGATCGTGAACGTGGCCCTGCCGCAGATCCGCGCCGGCGTGGGACTGTCGGACGGCGGCACCACCTGGGTGGTCAACGCCTACGGCCTCGCCTTCGGGGCGCTGCTCCTCGCCGGAGGCCGCGCGGCCGACCTCCTCGGCCGCCGCCGGGTACTGCTCGCAGGTCTCGCGGTGTTCGCGGGGTCCTCGCTGGCGGCGGGACTCGCCGCCTCCCCGGCCGTGATGATCTCCGCCCGCGCGGTGCAGGGTCTCGGTGCCGCCGTCATCGCCCCGGCTGCGCTCGCGCTGGCGATGGACCTCTTCCCACCCGGCCCCGCCCGGGGGAGAGCACTGGGGGTGTGGGGAGCGGTCTCCGGCGCGGGCGGCGCGGTCGGCGTCCTGCTGGGCGGCGTACTCACCCAGGCGTGGGGCTGGCCCTGGGTCTTCCACATCACCGCTGTCGGCGCAGCGCTGGTCCTGGCCGCCGTGGCGGCGCTCGTCCCGCGGGCCACCGGCCGTGGGACCGGGCGGTTCGACCTGCTGGGGACCGCCGCCGTCACCCTGGCCCTGACCTGCCTGGTCTGGGCACTGACCAGCGCACGGGCGCTCGGCTGGACGAATCAGGGGGTGCTCGGCGCCCTCCTCGGAGCCGCCGCCCTCTTCGCCGCCTTCGCCGTCATCGAACGCCGCCGCACGGACGCCCTGATACCGCCGAGGCTGTTCGCCACCGGCCAGGTCGCCGCGGGCAACCTGCTGATGGCGCTCCTGGGTTCCGTGTGGATCGCCCTGTTCTTCTTCCTGCCGCTCTACCAGCAACAGGTCCTCGGAATGAGCCCGCTGACCACCGGCGCAGGCCAACTGCCCCTCGCCTTCGCCAACATGCTCGGCGCCTTCGCGGCGCCCCGCATCTCCCGGCGCATCGGTGCGACCGCGACCGTGGTCGCGGCCCTGCTCACCGAGGCCGCCGGAATGCTGTGGCTGTCACGGATGACCGCCGAGGGGACCTACCTCGTCGACATCCTCGGCCCGAGCGTCCTGGTCGGCCTCGGCCTCAGCGTCGCCTTCGTCCAGCTCACCGCCCTTGCCGTGGACGGCGTCCCGCGACAGGACACCGGCCTGGCCGGGGGACTGGTGAACACCACCCGGCAGGTCGGCGGCGCGATCGGCCTCGCCGCCCTCGCCACCCTGGCCGGCTCCGTCACCGCCCACGCGTCCGGCCACCAGCCCCACCTCGAAGCCCTCACCGCCGGCTACCGCACCGCCTTCGCGGTCTCCGCCGCGATCCTCGCGGCCTCCGCGCTCCTCGCCCTGCCGCTCACCCGCCGGGGCAGGCCTAACCGCTGCGCGCTCCTCCCGTCCCGCATGCCCGAGGCCACGGCGCCGCCCTCACCGGGCGGGGCGCCGCAGCACGCACCCGCTCCCACCCCCTGA
- a CDS encoding CE1759 family FMN reductase yields MRIVVVSAGLSSPSSTRLLADRLAAATLEHVDAETEVIELRELATEIAQHFVTGFPPARLAAALDAVAAADGLIAVTPVFAGSYSGLFKSFFDLIDKDSLTGKPVLLGATGGTARHSLVTEHALRPLFTYLRALVLPTAVYAASEDWGEEGLAQRIARAGTELARFTTPAAVPGPGAAPDVDTAAAIAPRSPTGAITSVDPADGFVTVPFEQRLAALRVP; encoded by the coding sequence ATGAGGATCGTCGTCGTATCCGCGGGACTGAGTTCGCCCTCCTCCACGCGGCTGCTCGCCGACCGGCTCGCGGCCGCAACCCTGGAACACGTGGACGCCGAGACCGAAGTCATCGAACTGAGGGAGCTGGCGACCGAGATCGCCCAGCACTTCGTCACCGGGTTCCCGCCCGCCCGGCTGGCCGCCGCGCTCGACGCGGTGGCGGCCGCGGACGGCCTGATCGCCGTGACACCGGTGTTCGCCGGCTCCTACAGCGGCCTGTTCAAGTCCTTCTTCGACCTCATCGACAAGGACTCCCTCACCGGCAAACCGGTGCTCCTCGGCGCGACCGGCGGCACGGCCCGGCACTCCCTGGTCACCGAGCACGCTCTGCGCCCGCTCTTCACCTACCTGCGCGCGCTCGTCCTGCCGACCGCCGTGTACGCGGCCTCGGAGGACTGGGGCGAGGAGGGACTGGCGCAGCGGATCGCCCGTGCGGGCACCGAGCTGGCGCGCTTCACGACGCCCGCCGCGGTCCCCGGCCCGGGCGCCGCCCCCGACGTCGACACCGCCGCCGCGATCGCACCCCGTTCGCCGACCGGGGCGATCACGTCGGTGGACCCGGCGGACGGGTTCGTGACGGTGCCGTTCGAACAACGGCTGGCAGCGCTGCGGGTCCCGTAA
- a CDS encoding LLM class flavin-dependent oxidoreductase: MQFGIFTVGDVTADPTTGRVPSEHERIKAMLAIAQKAEEVGLDVFATGEHHNPPFVPSSPTTMLGYIAARTENLILSTSTTLITTNDPVKIAEDFAMLQHVADGRVDVMMGRGNTGPVYPWFGKDIRDGIDLAVENYALLRRLWDEDVVTWKGKFRTPLQSFTSTPRPLDGVAPFVWHGSIRSPEIAEQAAYYGDGFFHNNIFWPASHTQQMVNLYRQRYAHYGHGTPEQAIVGLGGQVFMRRNSQDAVREFRPYFDNAPVYGHGPSLEEFTSQTPLTVGSPQEVIERTLSFRDYVGDYQRQLFLMDHAGLPLKTVLEQLDLLGEEVVPVLRKEFANLRPDGVPDAPTHAARVAAATAAEESSKEETQA; the protein is encoded by the coding sequence ATGCAGTTCGGGATCTTCACCGTCGGAGACGTCACTGCCGATCCGACGACCGGACGCGTGCCCAGCGAGCACGAACGCATCAAGGCGATGCTCGCCATCGCGCAGAAGGCCGAGGAGGTCGGCCTCGACGTCTTCGCCACCGGCGAGCACCACAACCCGCCGTTCGTCCCCTCCTCGCCGACGACGATGCTCGGCTACATCGCCGCACGCACCGAGAACCTGATCCTGTCCACGTCGACGACGCTGATCACCACGAACGACCCGGTGAAGATCGCCGAGGACTTCGCGATGCTCCAGCACGTCGCGGACGGCCGCGTCGACGTGATGATGGGCCGCGGCAACACCGGACCGGTCTACCCCTGGTTCGGAAAGGACATCCGCGACGGCATCGACCTCGCCGTCGAGAACTACGCGCTGCTGCGCCGCCTGTGGGACGAGGACGTCGTCACCTGGAAGGGCAAGTTCCGTACGCCGCTGCAGTCGTTCACCTCCACCCCCCGCCCCCTCGACGGCGTCGCGCCCTTCGTCTGGCACGGCTCCATCCGCTCCCCGGAGATCGCCGAACAGGCCGCCTACTACGGCGACGGCTTCTTCCACAACAACATCTTCTGGCCCGCCTCCCACACGCAGCAGATGGTGAACCTCTACCGGCAGCGCTACGCCCACTACGGGCACGGCACCCCCGAGCAGGCCATCGTCGGTCTCGGCGGCCAGGTGTTCATGCGCAGGAACTCGCAGGACGCGGTGCGCGAGTTCCGCCCGTACTTCGACAACGCGCCGGTGTACGGCCACGGTCCGTCCCTGGAGGAGTTCACCTCCCAGACACCGCTCACCGTCGGATCGCCCCAGGAGGTCATCGAGCGGACCCTGTCCTTCCGGGACTATGTCGGCGACTACCAGCGCCAGCTGTTCCTGATGGACCACGCAGGCCTGCCCCTGAAGACCGTCCTGGAGCAGCTCGACCTGCTCGGCGAGGAGGTCGTACCCGTGCTGCGCAAGGAGTTCGCGAACCTCCGCCCGGACGGCGTGCCCGACGCGCCGACCCACGCCGCTCGGGTCGCCGCCGCGACCGCGGCCGAGGAGAGCTCGAAGGAGGAGACGCAGGCATGA
- a CDS encoding ABC transporter substrate-binding protein, with amino-acid sequence MRGTHLRRPLRRRRGAAVLAAATGLAVLTGCGAADMTRQASPYAAAEGAKTVTLSVQSWVGAQANTAVASYLLEHELGYRVDTVQVDEVPAWDALSQGRVDAILEDWGHPEQEKRYVEGKKTITRGGDLGVTGHIGWFVPTYFAEAHPDVTDWKNLDKYADQLRTPESRGKGQLMDGSPSYITNDKALVKNLGLDYEVVFAGSEAAQITQIKQFAKERKPFLTYWYEPQWLFERVPMTEVKLPEYTEGCADDPEKVACAYPHTPLQKYLNTRFAQSGGEAADFLKKFRWTKAQQNEVSLMIAEEKLSPQQAAKKWVERNENVWKPWLT; translated from the coding sequence ATGCGCGGTACACACCTCCGGCGCCCACTGCGCCGCCGACGCGGCGCGGCCGTCCTCGCCGCCGCGACCGGACTCGCCGTCCTCACCGGCTGCGGGGCCGCCGACATGACCCGCCAGGCCTCCCCGTACGCGGCCGCGGAAGGCGCGAAGACCGTCACCCTCTCCGTCCAGTCGTGGGTCGGCGCCCAGGCGAACACCGCCGTCGCCTCCTACCTCCTCGAACACGAGCTGGGCTACCGCGTGGACACCGTCCAGGTCGACGAGGTGCCTGCCTGGGACGCCCTCAGCCAGGGGCGCGTCGACGCGATCCTGGAGGACTGGGGCCACCCCGAACAGGAAAAGCGGTACGTGGAGGGCAAGAAGACCATCACCCGCGGCGGGGACCTGGGGGTGACGGGCCACATCGGCTGGTTCGTCCCCACGTACTTCGCCGAGGCCCATCCGGACGTCACCGACTGGAAGAACCTCGACAAGTACGCCGACCAGCTGCGGACCCCGGAGAGCCGCGGCAAGGGCCAGCTGATGGACGGCTCCCCGTCCTACATCACGAACGACAAGGCCCTGGTGAAGAACCTGGGCCTGGACTACGAAGTGGTCTTCGCCGGCTCCGAGGCCGCCCAGATCACCCAGATCAAACAGTTCGCCAAGGAGCGCAAGCCCTTCCTGACGTACTGGTACGAGCCGCAGTGGCTCTTCGAACGCGTTCCGATGACCGAGGTGAAGCTGCCCGAGTACACCGAGGGCTGCGCGGACGATCCGGAGAAGGTGGCCTGTGCCTACCCGCACACGCCGCTGCAGAAGTACCTCAACACGCGCTTCGCCCAGTCGGGCGGCGAGGCGGCCGACTTCCTGAAGAAGTTCCGCTGGACGAAGGCCCAGCAGAACGAGGTCTCCCTGATGATCGCCGAGGAGAAACTGTCACCGCAGCAGGCGGCGAAGAAGTGGGTGGAGCGCAACGAGAACGTCTGGAAGCCCTGGCTGACCTGA
- a CDS encoding ABC transporter permease subunit — translation MTATPTPTHAQAGSRAAVPAQARQSSGRPAAPAPSRTAPAAQDRPRRGLRGPAAGRAFLLPMGVALVLLIPLAAAFPGAGSWPAALAVDLSGPLGRAGDWIIDHRDSHPLFLYFFGHVSNAVVVAVRAVYVLLLAAGWTGVTALAALVAWRLAGIRLALTCAAAFAACGLLGMWVPTMQTLALMAVAVAASVVLGALLGLAAGLSPRADRLLRPVLDTMQILPAFAYLLPMVLVFGIGVPAAVLATVVYAAPPMARLTALGLREADAGVMEASASLGATGRQRLLTARLPLARRQLLLGVNQAIMTGLSMAVIASVIGAGGLGDRVYQALASVDVGAALAAGIPIVLLAVVLDRTADAAGRRLGAEPVPLGEQHLLRRVFAGWYGRLLTVLTAVAVAVAGRMAGTSVWPESWTVSLADPVNSAVAWMTDHLYSGVPVVGGTADWAARFTGWILDPLRSGLQAAPWWLLLLLACALALLAGTWRTALTAVLALAAVGVLGVWEASLDTLSQVLAAVAVTLVLGFAIAVGAARSARAERLLRPVLDVCQTLPQFVYLIPVVALFGVGRAPAAAAAIVYALPAVVRITVQGLREVDPAVVESARSLGATRAQLLRQVQLPLARPALLLAVNQAVVLVLAVVIIGGLVGGGALGYDVVLGLAQGDLATGLVAGAAIVCLGLLLDRVTQPAKEA, via the coding sequence ATGACCGCGACCCCGACCCCGACCCACGCCCAGGCCGGCTCCCGGGCCGCGGTTCCCGCGCAGGCCCGGCAGTCCTCCGGACGGCCCGCGGCCCCGGCTCCCTCCCGCACCGCGCCCGCCGCGCAGGACCGCCCCCGCAGAGGCCTGCGCGGCCCGGCCGCGGGCCGCGCGTTCCTCCTGCCGATGGGCGTCGCCCTCGTTCTGCTGATCCCGCTCGCCGCAGCCTTCCCCGGCGCCGGCAGCTGGCCCGCCGCCCTCGCCGTGGACCTGTCCGGCCCGCTCGGCCGCGCCGGCGACTGGATCATCGACCACCGCGACAGCCACCCGCTGTTCCTCTACTTCTTCGGCCACGTCAGCAACGCCGTCGTGGTGGCCGTCCGCGCCGTGTACGTGCTCCTCCTCGCCGCCGGCTGGACCGGGGTCACCGCTCTGGCCGCCCTCGTCGCCTGGCGCCTCGCCGGCATCCGCCTCGCCCTGACCTGCGCCGCCGCGTTCGCCGCCTGCGGACTGCTCGGCATGTGGGTGCCGACCATGCAGACCCTCGCGCTGATGGCCGTCGCCGTCGCCGCCTCCGTCGTACTCGGCGCCCTGCTCGGCCTCGCCGCGGGGCTCTCCCCGCGCGCCGACCGCCTGCTGCGCCCCGTACTCGACACCATGCAGATCCTGCCGGCCTTCGCGTACCTCCTGCCGATGGTGCTCGTCTTCGGCATCGGCGTGCCCGCCGCCGTCCTCGCCACCGTCGTCTACGCGGCCCCGCCGATGGCCCGCCTCACCGCCCTCGGCCTGCGCGAGGCCGACGCGGGCGTCATGGAGGCCTCCGCCTCGCTCGGCGCCACCGGCCGCCAGCGGCTGCTGACCGCCCGCCTCCCGCTCGCGCGCCGACAGCTCCTGCTCGGCGTCAACCAGGCCATCATGACCGGCCTGTCCATGGCCGTCATCGCCTCCGTGATCGGCGCGGGCGGCCTCGGCGACCGCGTCTACCAGGCCCTCGCCTCCGTGGACGTCGGCGCCGCCCTCGCCGCCGGCATCCCGATCGTGCTGCTCGCCGTGGTCCTGGACCGCACCGCCGACGCCGCGGGCCGCCGGCTCGGAGCCGAACCCGTACCGCTCGGAGAACAGCACCTGCTGCGGCGGGTGTTCGCCGGCTGGTACGGCCGCCTGCTCACCGTCCTCACGGCGGTGGCCGTCGCCGTCGCCGGCCGGATGGCCGGCACCTCCGTATGGCCCGAGTCCTGGACGGTCTCCCTGGCCGATCCGGTGAACTCGGCCGTCGCCTGGATGACCGACCACCTCTACTCCGGCGTACCCGTCGTCGGCGGCACCGCCGACTGGGCCGCCCGTTTCACCGGATGGATCCTCGACCCGCTGCGCAGCGGGCTCCAGGCCGCGCCCTGGTGGCTGCTCCTGCTCCTGGCCTGCGCGCTCGCCCTGCTCGCCGGCACCTGGCGCACCGCACTGACCGCGGTCCTGGCCCTCGCCGCCGTCGGGGTGCTCGGCGTGTGGGAAGCCTCCCTGGACACGCTGTCCCAGGTCCTGGCCGCCGTCGCCGTCACCCTCGTCCTCGGCTTCGCGATCGCCGTGGGAGCCGCCCGCAGCGCCCGGGCAGAGCGACTGCTGCGGCCCGTCCTCGACGTGTGCCAGACCCTGCCGCAGTTCGTCTACCTCATCCCCGTGGTCGCGCTGTTCGGCGTCGGCCGTGCCCCGGCCGCCGCGGCCGCGATCGTGTACGCGCTGCCCGCAGTCGTCCGGATCACCGTCCAGGGCCTGCGCGAGGTGGACCCGGCCGTCGTGGAATCCGCCCGCTCGCTCGGCGCGACCCGTGCGCAGCTGCTGCGCCAGGTCCAGCTTCCGCTCGCCCGGCCCGCGCTGCTGCTGGCCGTCAACCAGGCCGTGGTCCTGGTCCTGGCCGTCGTCATCATCGGCGGCCTCGTCGGCGGCGGCGCGCTCGGCTACGACGTCGTCCTCGGCCTCGCGCAGGGCGACCTCGCCACCGGCCTGGTGGCCGGCGCCGCGATCGTCTGCCTCGGCCTGCTCCTCGACCGTGTCACCCAGCCCGCGAAGGAGGCCTGA
- a CDS encoding quaternary amine ABC transporter ATP-binding protein: protein MNTTAATPGTASAGSPAGSSVFSVDGLWKVFGPDKAAAKVPGSADAGLPAAELRERTGCTAAVRDVTFDVRKGEVFVVMGLSGSGKSTLVRCLTRLIEPTAGSLAIDGEDVLAMDATRLRALRRHRAAMVFQHFGLLPHRTVLDNVAYGLEIQGVGSRDRRTKAAELVAKVGLDGLEHRRPGQLSGGQQQRVGLARALAADPEVLLFDEPFSALDPLIRREMQEEVARLHHEEGRTMVFITHDLAEALRLGDRIALMRDGRIVQLGTPEEIVGSPADDYVRDFVRDVPREQVLTVRTAMRPATAGEAEQGPALGPATTVVEAIQAVARSGGPARVVDGGRCLGVVDDAGLLAVVAGLPAPSGRGVAA, encoded by the coding sequence ATGAACACCACCGCTGCCACACCCGGTACCGCGTCCGCCGGCAGCCCCGCCGGCTCCTCCGTCTTCTCCGTGGACGGCCTCTGGAAGGTCTTCGGCCCCGACAAGGCCGCCGCGAAGGTCCCCGGCTCCGCCGACGCAGGCCTGCCCGCCGCCGAACTGCGCGAGCGCACCGGTTGCACCGCTGCCGTCCGCGACGTCACCTTCGACGTCCGCAAGGGCGAGGTATTCGTCGTGATGGGCCTGTCCGGATCCGGCAAGTCCACCCTCGTGCGCTGTCTCACCCGCCTCATCGAGCCGACCGCCGGAAGCCTGGCCATCGACGGCGAGGACGTACTGGCCATGGACGCCACCCGGCTGCGCGCCCTGCGCCGCCACCGCGCCGCCATGGTCTTCCAGCACTTCGGCCTGCTCCCGCACCGCACCGTCCTCGACAACGTGGCGTACGGACTGGAGATCCAGGGCGTCGGAAGCAGGGACCGCCGGACCAAGGCCGCCGAACTCGTCGCCAAGGTCGGCCTGGACGGCCTGGAGCACCGGCGCCCCGGCCAGCTCTCGGGCGGCCAGCAACAGCGCGTCGGCCTGGCCCGCGCCCTCGCCGCCGACCCCGAAGTGCTCCTGTTCGACGAGCCCTTCAGCGCTCTCGACCCCCTCATCCGGCGCGAGATGCAGGAGGAGGTCGCCCGGCTCCACCACGAAGAGGGCCGCACCATGGTCTTCATCACCCACGACCTCGCCGAGGCCCTGCGCCTGGGAGACCGGATCGCGCTGATGCGCGACGGCCGCATCGTCCAGCTCGGCACGCCCGAGGAGATCGTCGGTTCGCCGGCCGACGACTACGTACGGGACTTCGTCCGCGACGTCCCGCGCGAACAGGTGCTCACCGTCCGCACCGCGATGCGCCCCGCCACCGCGGGCGAGGCCGAACAGGGGCCCGCGCTGGGCCCCGCCACCACCGTGGTCGAGGCCATCCAGGCCGTCGCCCGCAGCGGCGGACCGGCCCGCGTCGTCGACGGCGGCCGCTGCCTCGGCGTCGTCGACGACGCCGGGCTGCTCGCCGTCGTGGCCGGGCTCCCCGCCCCGAGCGGACGGGGGGTGGCGGCATGA
- a CDS encoding GMC family oxidoreductase: protein MTPPTHIPTPGTAPAARKSVHEYRYDYVVVGGGTAGSVIASRLTEDPDVTVAVIEGGPSDVDRPDVLTLRRWMGLLGGELDYDYPTTEQPRGNSHIRHSRARVLGGCSSHNTLIAFKPLPSDWDEWEQAGAEGWHASAMDPYFDKLLNNIVPVAEKDRNAIARDFVDSAQSALGVPRVEGFNRKPFHEGAGFFDLAYHPEDNKRSSASVAYLHPVMDERPNLRILLETWAYRLELDGTRARGVHVRASDGTESLITARREVLVCAGAVDTPRLLLHSGIGPRADLEALGIPPVHDLPGVGENLLDHPESVIVWETDGPIPENSAMDSDAGLFVRRDPESAGPDLMFHFYQVPFTDNPERIGYERPAHGVSMTPNIPKPRSRGRLYLTSADPEVKPALDFRYFTDEDDYDGRTLVDGIKLARKIAATEPLAGWLGREVCPGPEITGDEELSAYARSVAHTVYHPAGTCRMGAADDPGAVVGPDLKVRGLEGIRIADASVFPTMPAVNPMIGVLMVGEKAAELLARDGGTR from the coding sequence ATGACCCCCCCCACGCACATCCCCACGCCCGGCACCGCCCCCGCAGCGCGCAAGTCCGTGCACGAGTACCGGTACGACTACGTCGTCGTCGGCGGCGGCACCGCCGGCTCGGTGATCGCCTCGCGCCTGACCGAGGACCCGGACGTCACCGTCGCCGTCATCGAGGGCGGCCCCAGCGACGTCGACCGCCCCGACGTGCTCACCCTGCGCCGCTGGATGGGCCTGCTCGGCGGCGAGCTCGACTACGACTACCCCACCACCGAGCAGCCCCGCGGCAACTCGCACATCCGCCACAGCCGCGCCCGCGTCCTCGGCGGCTGCTCCTCGCACAACACCCTGATCGCCTTCAAACCGCTCCCGTCCGACTGGGACGAGTGGGAGCAGGCGGGAGCCGAGGGCTGGCACGCGTCCGCCATGGACCCGTACTTCGACAAGCTCCTCAACAACATCGTCCCGGTGGCCGAGAAGGACCGCAACGCCATCGCGCGCGACTTCGTCGACTCCGCGCAGAGCGCCCTGGGCGTCCCGCGCGTCGAGGGCTTCAACCGGAAGCCCTTCCACGAGGGCGCCGGCTTCTTCGACCTCGCCTACCACCCCGAGGACAACAAGCGCTCCTCCGCGTCGGTGGCGTACCTCCACCCCGTCATGGACGAACGCCCCAACCTCCGCATCCTGCTGGAGACCTGGGCCTACCGCCTCGAACTCGACGGCACCCGGGCGCGCGGAGTGCACGTACGCGCCTCGGACGGTACGGAGTCCCTGATCACCGCACGCCGCGAGGTGCTCGTGTGCGCCGGCGCCGTGGACACCCCGCGGCTGCTGCTGCACTCGGGCATCGGTCCGCGCGCGGACCTGGAAGCCCTCGGCATCCCGCCGGTGCACGACCTGCCCGGTGTGGGGGAGAACCTGCTCGACCACCCGGAGTCCGTGATCGTCTGGGAGACCGACGGGCCGATACCGGAGAACTCCGCGATGGACAGCGACGCGGGGCTGTTCGTCCGCCGCGACCCCGAGTCCGCCGGGCCCGACCTGATGTTCCACTTCTACCAGGTCCCCTTCACCGACAACCCCGAGCGCATCGGCTACGAACGCCCCGCGCACGGAGTGTCGATGACCCCCAACATCCCCAAGCCGCGCAGCCGCGGCCGCCTCTACCTGACCAGCGCGGACCCCGAGGTGAAACCGGCCCTGGACTTCCGCTACTTCACGGACGAGGACGACTACGACGGCCGCACCCTCGTGGACGGCATCAAGCTCGCCCGGAAGATCGCAGCGACCGAGCCGCTCGCAGGCTGGCTGGGGCGCGAGGTCTGTCCCGGCCCGGAGATCACCGGTGACGAGGAGCTGAGCGCCTACGCCCGCTCCGTCGCGCACACCGTCTACCACCCGGCCGGCACCTGCCGGATGGGCGCCGCCGACGATCCCGGGGCCGTCGTGGGCCCGGACCTCAAGGTCCGCGGACTCGAGGGCATCCGCATCGCGGACGCCTCCGTCTTCCCGACCATGCCCGCGGTCAACCCGATGATCGGAGTGCTCATGGTCGGCGAAAAGGCAGCCGAACTGCTGGCCCGGGACGGTGGTACCCGATGA